A window of Pirellulales bacterium contains these coding sequences:
- a CDS encoding HNH endonuclease, which yields MSNAALSPLSSSVLVLNRLYMAVHVVSVRRAFGLLFRDLAEVIHVEQGQYANYDFESWREVSELRSAFKEPHDDWIRSVNFEIQVPRVIRLLSYDRLPKQAIRFNRRNIFARDGNRCQYCGRKFPTSELSLDHVNPRSRGGETSWENIVCSCVKCNVKKGGRTPQEAHMHLVKQPVKPKRSPLLSIKLGNPKYESWKSFLDNAYWSVDLK from the coding sequence ATGTCGAATGCTGCGCTGAGCCCGTTGAGTTCGAGCGTGCTGGTCCTGAACCGGCTGTATATGGCCGTTCATGTGGTCAGCGTGCGGCGAGCGTTCGGGCTGCTATTTCGCGACCTGGCCGAAGTGATCCACGTCGAGCAGGGCCAGTACGCCAACTACGATTTCGAGAGCTGGCGGGAAGTCAGCGAGCTGCGTTCGGCCTTCAAAGAGCCGCACGACGACTGGATTCGGTCGGTTAATTTCGAAATCCAGGTGCCGCGGGTCATCCGCCTGCTGTCTTACGATCGGTTGCCAAAACAAGCGATCCGCTTCAATCGGCGCAATATTTTCGCCCGCGACGGAAACCGCTGCCAATACTGCGGCCGTAAGTTTCCCACCAGCGAGTTGAGCCTGGATCACGTCAATCCGCGCAGCCGCGGCGGCGAGACGAGCTGGGAAAACATCGTCTGCAGTTGCGTGAAATGCAACGTGAAAAAGGGAGGCCGCACGCCGCAGGAAGCGCACATGCACCTGGTGAAGCAACCGGTCAAACCGAAGCGCAGCCCGCTGCTGAGCATCAAGCTCGGCAACCCGAAGTACGAGAGCTGGAAGAGCTTTTTGGACAACGCCTACTGGTCGGTCGATTTGAAGTAA
- a CDS encoding thermonuclease family protein, with product MYQSGQGNRARNRRLIGRGATVVALAIIAALQSWRGCSLEEIQRPPLPEGHYEVRRVVDGDTLLMQDRKRVRLMGVDTPETVKEDTPVQPWGPEATVFTREFVESGEVRLQFDRERLDRFGRYLAYVWVGDRMLNEELLRAGLARWEQGYHYSQSMKNRFRKAQREAQQAKRGIWSGRDR from the coding sequence GTGTATCAATCCGGCCAGGGGAATCGCGCACGGAACCGTCGCCTGATCGGTCGGGGCGCCACCGTCGTGGCGCTCGCGATTATTGCCGCGCTGCAATCGTGGCGCGGCTGCTCGCTGGAAGAAATCCAGCGTCCCCCTTTGCCCGAAGGGCATTACGAGGTGCGCCGCGTCGTCGACGGCGACACCCTGTTGATGCAAGATCGCAAGCGTGTGCGATTGATGGGGGTCGATACGCCCGAGACCGTCAAGGAAGACACGCCGGTGCAACCGTGGGGACCCGAGGCAACGGTGTTTACCCGTGAATTCGTCGAGTCGGGCGAAGTCCGCCTGCAATTCGATCGCGAGCGGCTGGACCGCTTCGGCCGGTACCTGGCCTACGTGTGGGTCGGCGATCGGATGCTGAACGAAGAGTTGCTTCGCGCCGGTCTCGCGCGCTGGGAGCAGGGCTACCACTATTCGCAAAGCATGAAAAATCGCTTTCGAAAGGCACAGCGCGAGGCACAGCAGGCCAAACGCGGAATTTGGAGTGGACGGGATCGATGA
- a CDS encoding SDR family NAD(P)-dependent oxidoreductase, which translates to MKNTMFDLSGRVALVTGGSKGLGKAMARGFAEAGADVIISSRHENELRAALDEIGQGTSGRHEYIVADMTSRKDVTHLAEEALKRLGRVDIVVNNAGGNTPQPLDKITDADWDRVIELNLTSCMALSRALAPQMKERRWGRIIHISSIMALASKEGRNAYSATKAALIGMARASALDLGRDNITVNCIAPGPFLTDLPGNLLSADEKKVFADRTALGRWGDPRELAGPALLLASEAGSYITGAVLVVDGGSLCKTF; encoded by the coding sequence ATGAAAAACACCATGTTCGATCTATCCGGCCGCGTAGCTCTCGTCACCGGCGGCAGTAAAGGGCTGGGCAAGGCCATGGCCCGCGGATTTGCCGAGGCGGGGGCCGACGTCATCATCAGCAGTCGGCATGAGAACGAGCTGCGCGCCGCGCTCGATGAGATCGGCCAAGGCACATCCGGGCGGCACGAATACATCGTGGCCGACATGACCAGCCGAAAGGACGTGACACATTTGGCCGAGGAAGCGTTAAAACGCCTCGGCCGCGTCGATATCGTCGTCAATAACGCCGGCGGCAACACGCCGCAGCCGCTCGACAAGATCACCGACGCGGATTGGGACCGTGTCATCGAGTTGAACCTGACGAGCTGCATGGCACTGTCCCGCGCGCTCGCCCCGCAAATGAAGGAGCGCCGCTGGGGACGAATCATTCATATTTCGTCGATCATGGCCCTGGCGTCGAAGGAAGGGCGCAACGCCTACTCGGCCACCAAGGCGGCACTGATCGGCATGGCCCGCGCGAGTGCCCTCGACCTGGGTCGAGACAACATCACGGTGAACTGCATCGCACCGGGGCCGTTCCTCACGGACCTGCCAGGCAATTTGCTTTCGGCCGACGAAAAGAAAGTCTTCGCGGATCGCACCGCGCTTGGCCGCTGGGGGGACCCGCGCGAGCTGGCCGGCCCGGCGCTCCTGCTGGCCAGCGAAGCCGGCAGCTACATCACTGGCGCCGTCCTGGTCGTCGACGGCGGCAGCCTGTGCAAGACGTTTTGA
- a CDS encoding mechanosensitive ion channel domain-containing protein: MGVTLPDIAYDKSLARGHRRRGVANKCASVPLRVVTAKFFVIAVALWAMLNGALCTWAQEAVPQEPTTGLNISNVNDRLKRVEESPDLDKDQKAKIVDLYKGTLEQLTNAKDWEAKVVEWQTRRQTDPDDLKRFKSELDTPPADPVLEVPDNLTLPQLEQKLVDAESKLKSEQAKRAEYEAEPKRRRTDLPGLVNTAQERLKEVDRDLAALPPATESLDIAEARRAFLSAMHRAVQAELDSYDHERAWYEASTELIAVRQDVAAQRVRQAEGVAKRCRTLLNEQRKLEAMKQAEEARRAAVAAMPELKTLADRNAELTQEQNGPDGFPAKIAGLAKEVDDLKKQLADLRAKFTRVQARIDAGGMTDAVGLILQKQQADLPDLRVHRQRLQFWHDEASRAKAKLIELDDQHDELDDLDSQVNKVMGTIDPNLPVYQRYEIEAALRELLKARRGYLKSQIDACDAYLEEVDLKVAPTERNLIEEIGRYKEFISERILWVRSSPVLSSVDFRRALDGLLKIGDGPQLWAALADLAWDARDNPMIYVLAATLLIPLVGAQRYLRRKVYAVDLKTTQAYAADIKPTVHVAILTGLIAALWPLVIYFIAWRMTAPDAASLHAQNIAYGLQATALLLLTTELLRQICRRKGLAEAHFGWPSDAVAMVARHLRWAMLLGLPLTFLVTVAESPEFDVHRSPLGRIAFMAGLLSLAAFSHCVLHPGRGLLHTLTDRPDVSWFWRKPRAWYLASVTGPLVLAIVAASGYFYTALQLASRLHATLWLLLGLLIAQAFALRCLLVARRKLAIKQARERRAAALAQSQHHAHTGPTESAMMTSERTIDLVTIDLQTRRLLRSFVNVALIAGCWLIWIDVLPALGILDRCELWSYSFHKTTANGEDLVALPSIGYITLGDVLLSGVVLLLTVVASRNLPGLLEIAFLQRLPMDPGGRYAITTVSRYVITLVGLAVAFWMIGIGWSNVQWLVAAMTVGLGFGLQEIFANFVSGLIILFERPMRVGDTVTIGGISGNVSRIRIRATTITDGDRKELIVPNKEFITGQLINWTLTDTILRMVIRVGVAYGTDIALARALLLKAAQDDHRVLREPPVTAVLDQFGDSTLNFELRLFVAGLEEFAEIRHDLNTRIDKLFRESGIEMAFPQYDVHVRSIEPALGVVSRVDSPPLKRAS, from the coding sequence GTGGGGGTTACTTTGCCTGATATCGCTTACGACAAATCGCTCGCGCGCGGCCACCGACGCCGGGGCGTTGCTAACAAGTGCGCCAGCGTGCCGCTGCGCGTCGTCACGGCCAAATTCTTTGTCATCGCCGTAGCATTATGGGCGATGCTCAACGGTGCGCTTTGCACCTGGGCACAGGAGGCGGTGCCACAGGAACCGACGACCGGCCTGAACATCAGCAATGTGAATGACCGTCTGAAGCGCGTCGAAGAATCGCCGGACCTCGACAAAGACCAGAAAGCCAAGATCGTCGACCTGTACAAGGGGACGCTCGAGCAGTTGACCAATGCCAAAGATTGGGAAGCGAAGGTTGTCGAGTGGCAAACGCGCCGGCAAACGGATCCGGATGATTTGAAGCGGTTCAAATCTGAATTGGACACGCCCCCCGCTGATCCGGTGCTCGAGGTTCCGGATAACCTCACGCTTCCGCAGCTCGAACAGAAACTGGTCGATGCCGAAAGCAAACTCAAGTCCGAGCAGGCCAAACGAGCCGAATACGAAGCCGAACCCAAGCGGCGGCGCACCGATCTGCCCGGACTGGTGAACACGGCACAAGAACGTCTGAAAGAAGTCGATCGCGATTTGGCGGCGTTACCACCCGCCACGGAATCGCTGGATATCGCCGAAGCGCGCCGCGCATTCTTGAGCGCCATGCATCGGGCGGTGCAGGCCGAGCTTGATTCTTATGATCACGAGCGCGCATGGTATGAAGCCAGCACCGAGTTGATCGCCGTCCGCCAGGATGTGGCCGCCCAGCGCGTCCGCCAGGCCGAAGGCGTGGCCAAGCGTTGCCGGACACTGCTCAACGAACAGCGCAAGCTCGAAGCGATGAAACAGGCCGAGGAAGCCCGCCGCGCCGCGGTCGCGGCGATGCCTGAGTTGAAGACACTGGCCGACAGAAATGCCGAACTGACTCAGGAACAAAACGGCCCCGACGGCTTCCCAGCCAAGATCGCGGGCCTGGCCAAGGAAGTCGACGACCTGAAAAAACAACTCGCCGACTTGCGGGCGAAGTTCACCCGCGTGCAGGCACGCATCGACGCCGGCGGGATGACCGACGCCGTGGGATTGATCCTGCAGAAGCAGCAAGCGGATTTGCCGGACCTGCGCGTCCATCGGCAGCGTTTACAGTTCTGGCACGACGAAGCGTCGCGCGCTAAAGCCAAGCTCATCGAGCTGGACGATCAGCATGACGAGCTCGACGACCTGGACAGCCAGGTCAACAAGGTCATGGGCACGATCGATCCCAACCTGCCCGTCTATCAACGCTACGAAATCGAAGCCGCCTTGCGCGAGCTGCTCAAAGCACGTCGCGGTTATTTGAAATCACAGATCGACGCCTGCGATGCCTACCTCGAAGAGGTCGACCTCAAGGTGGCTCCCACCGAGCGAAACCTGATCGAGGAAATCGGGCGCTATAAGGAATTTATCAGCGAACGCATTCTGTGGGTGCGTAGTTCGCCGGTGCTGAGCAGCGTGGACTTCCGCCGCGCGCTGGACGGCCTGTTGAAGATCGGCGACGGTCCGCAGCTTTGGGCGGCGCTCGCAGACCTCGCCTGGGACGCGCGCGACAACCCCATGATCTACGTGTTGGCGGCAACCCTGCTGATACCGCTCGTCGGCGCACAGCGTTACCTGCGGCGCAAGGTCTATGCCGTCGATCTGAAAACGACGCAAGCCTACGCTGCTGACATCAAGCCCACGGTACACGTCGCCATTCTGACGGGCTTGATCGCTGCGTTGTGGCCGCTCGTGATTTACTTCATCGCCTGGCGTATGACGGCGCCGGACGCCGCTTCGCTGCACGCGCAGAATATCGCCTATGGCTTACAGGCCACGGCGCTGTTGCTTCTGACGACGGAACTGCTGCGGCAAATTTGCCGGCGCAAGGGGTTGGCCGAAGCGCATTTCGGCTGGCCCTCGGACGCCGTGGCCATGGTCGCGCGTCATTTGCGCTGGGCCATGCTGCTGGGGCTACCGTTGACGTTCCTGGTCACCGTGGCGGAATCGCCCGAGTTCGACGTTCATCGCTCCCCTTTGGGACGCATCGCCTTCATGGCCGGCCTGCTGTCATTGGCCGCGTTTTCGCATTGTGTTCTGCATCCCGGGCGCGGCCTGCTGCACACGCTTACGGATCGGCCTGACGTGAGCTGGTTTTGGCGAAAACCTCGCGCCTGGTATCTGGCCTCCGTGACTGGCCCGCTGGTGCTGGCCATCGTGGCGGCGTCTGGCTACTTCTACACCGCGTTGCAATTGGCTTCCCGTCTGCATGCCACCCTGTGGCTACTATTGGGGCTGCTGATTGCGCAGGCGTTTGCCCTGCGATGCCTGCTGGTAGCGCGCCGCAAGCTGGCGATCAAGCAAGCCCGCGAGCGCCGTGCCGCCGCCCTGGCCCAATCGCAGCACCACGCGCATACCGGTCCGACCGAGTCGGCCATGATGACCTCGGAACGGACGATCGACCTGGTGACGATCGACCTGCAGACGCGCCGTTTGTTGCGCAGCTTCGTCAACGTAGCGTTGATCGCGGGCTGCTGGTTGATCTGGATCGACGTACTGCCGGCTTTGGGCATCTTGGATCGTTGCGAGTTGTGGAGCTACAGCTTTCACAAGACAACGGCCAACGGCGAGGACCTGGTGGCACTGCCAAGCATCGGCTACATCACTCTGGGCGATGTACTGCTGAGCGGCGTTGTCTTGTTGTTGACCGTCGTGGCCAGCCGCAACTTGCCGGGCTTGCTCGAGATCGCGTTCCTGCAGCGGCTGCCGATGGATCCCGGCGGCCGGTATGCCATCACCACGGTGTCGCGCTACGTGATCACGCTAGTCGGATTGGCTGTGGCGTTTTGGATGATCGGCATCGGCTGGTCGAACGTGCAATGGCTGGTCGCGGCCATGACGGTCGGCTTGGGCTTTGGCTTGCAGGAAATCTTCGCCAACTTCGTGTCAGGCTTGATCATCCTGTTCGAACGGCCAATGCGCGTCGGTGACACCGTGACGATCGGCGGCATCAGCGGCAACGTCAGCCGGATTCGCATCCGCGCCACCACGATCACCGACGGCGATCGCAAGGAGCTGATTGTGCCGAACAAGGAATTCATCACCGGCCAATTAATCAACTGGACGTTGACCGACACTATCCTGCGAATGGTAATTCGCGTGGGTGTGGCGTACGGGACGGATATCGCGCTGGCGCGGGCCTTATTGCTCAAGGCGGCACAAGATGATCATCGTGTCTTGCGCGAACCGCCGGTAACGGCCGTGCTCGATCAGTTCGGCGACAGCACGCTGAATTTTGAGCTACGCTTGTTCGTCGCGGGACTGGAAGAGTTCGCCGAAATTCGCCATGATTTGAATACCCGCATCGATAAGTTGTTTCGCGAGTCGGGCATCGAAATGGCCTTTCCCCAATATGACGTCCACGTGCGATCGATCGAGCCGGCCCTGGGCGTGGTCTCGCGCGTCGACTCACCGCCGCTCAAACGTGCTAGTTAA
- a CDS encoding formylglycine-generating enzyme family protein, whose amino-acid sequence MTTKQKRISNEGRSSAAKGPARPAADTRPAKRSVLIGIVLATLTGGAVYAISTQADSNKSSTQQQTSSRDKQSDGGRASSALQPHVDKTPPPGEAPNGMVWVPGGIFWMGTVDPTSMVCGGPDAMPDARPVHLVAVDGFWMDRTEVTNEQFAAFVKATGYETIAERTPRAEDYPGAPPENLVAGSVVFTPPAHEVPLDDHMRWWSYLPGANWRHPEGPKSDLTGREKQPVVHISWIDAKAYADWAEKRLPTEAEWEFAARGGLDRKPYVWGDELKVDGRYVANIWEGHFPNENSAEDGFKQASPVGSFPVNGFGLSDMAGNVWEWCSDWYRPNYYAQVAPAADGAVHNPRGPSESFDPREPGVPKRVQRGGSFLCTDQYCTRYMPGSRGTGAVDTGSNHVGFRCVRAGK is encoded by the coding sequence GTGACGACTAAACAAAAGCGAATCTCGAACGAGGGTCGCTCCTCGGCCGCCAAAGGCCCTGCGCGCCCGGCGGCAGACACTCGGCCTGCGAAGCGTTCCGTTTTGATCGGTATCGTGCTGGCGACGCTCACGGGCGGTGCCGTGTACGCGATCTCAACACAGGCTGATTCGAACAAATCGTCAACACAGCAGCAGACTTCGTCGCGGGACAAACAATCGGATGGCGGCCGCGCTTCATCGGCATTGCAGCCGCACGTCGACAAGACACCGCCGCCAGGCGAAGCTCCGAACGGCATGGTGTGGGTTCCCGGTGGCATTTTCTGGATGGGAACCGTGGATCCCACCTCAATGGTTTGCGGCGGGCCCGACGCGATGCCAGACGCGCGGCCGGTACACCTGGTGGCCGTCGACGGCTTCTGGATGGATCGCACCGAGGTCACGAATGAACAGTTCGCGGCATTCGTCAAAGCGACCGGTTACGAAACGATCGCTGAGCGAACGCCGCGCGCCGAGGATTATCCCGGCGCCCCACCCGAGAATCTCGTGGCGGGCTCGGTCGTGTTCACGCCCCCCGCGCACGAAGTGCCGCTGGACGATCACATGCGCTGGTGGAGTTATCTACCTGGCGCGAACTGGCGCCATCCCGAAGGTCCGAAGAGTGATCTGACCGGCCGCGAGAAGCAGCCCGTCGTACACATTTCGTGGATCGACGCGAAGGCCTACGCAGATTGGGCCGAGAAGCGGCTGCCGACCGAAGCCGAGTGGGAATTTGCCGCCCGCGGCGGGTTGGATCGCAAGCCTTATGTCTGGGGGGACGAGTTAAAGGTCGACGGTCGATACGTGGCGAATATCTGGGAAGGACATTTTCCCAACGAGAATAGCGCCGAGGACGGTTTCAAACAGGCGTCGCCGGTCGGCTCGTTTCCCGTAAACGGCTTTGGGCTTTCCGACATGGCCGGCAACGTTTGGGAGTGGTGCAGCGACTGGTACCGGCCCAATTACTACGCGCAAGTCGCGCCGGCGGCCGACGGAGCGGTTCATAATCCGCGGGGGCCTTCCGAAAGCTTTGATCCGCGCGAGCCAGGAGTGCCCAAGCGCGTGCAACGTGGTGGCTCATTCCTCTGCACGGATCAATACTGCACGCGATATATGCCAGGCTCGCGTGGCACGGGCGCCGTGGACACCGGCAGCAATCACGTCGGATTTCGGTGCGTGCGTGCGGGAAAATAA
- the corA gene encoding magnesium/cobalt transporter CorA, whose protein sequence is MSKSSQRRQRKRRFSRRSKPGDLPGLVQPDPDSPPPVVHVIAYGPDQFLEKRVTDCQQVGELINKAPVTWINVEGLGDANTIRSIGELFHLHALALEDVVNTHQRPKAEQYQGFLFIVARMAELKERLETEQVSMFLGANFVVTFLEDPGDAFDSVRQHLRNAQGRVRSSNAGYLAYCLLDAIVDGYFPVVETYGERLDEIEDEVVRAPSRATIAWAHQVKRELRSLRRAVWPLREAINALARDPHELIDAETRVYLRDCYDHTVQIIDIVETYRELDADLTDLYLSSLSNRLNEVMKVLTIIATIFMPLSFIASVYGMNFNTQTSPYNMPELNWRYGYLFALSLMVVTAIGMYFYFRWKQWIGPRSLERQHHEARMLLHEEEQSKLPVATAGSVQKAEPAKAGAEKAN, encoded by the coding sequence ATGAGCAAATCGAGCCAACGGCGGCAACGCAAACGGCGCTTCTCACGCCGCTCGAAGCCGGGCGATTTGCCGGGCCTGGTTCAGCCCGATCCCGATTCGCCGCCGCCGGTCGTCCACGTCATTGCCTACGGGCCTGACCAGTTTCTGGAAAAGCGCGTCACCGATTGCCAGCAAGTCGGTGAGCTGATCAACAAGGCGCCGGTGACCTGGATCAACGTCGAGGGGCTGGGTGACGCCAACACAATCCGCTCGATTGGCGAATTGTTTCATCTGCATGCACTGGCGCTCGAGGACGTCGTCAACACTCATCAACGGCCCAAGGCCGAGCAATACCAAGGGTTCCTGTTCATCGTAGCGCGGATGGCCGAGTTGAAGGAACGACTCGAGACCGAGCAAGTCAGCATGTTTCTAGGAGCGAATTTCGTCGTCACGTTTCTGGAAGATCCCGGCGACGCGTTTGATTCCGTACGGCAGCACCTGCGCAACGCGCAGGGGCGCGTGCGCAGCTCGAATGCCGGATACCTGGCGTATTGCTTGTTGGATGCCATCGTCGATGGCTACTTTCCGGTGGTGGAAACGTACGGCGAGCGGCTGGATGAGATCGAAGACGAAGTAGTCCGCGCGCCGAGTCGGGCCACGATTGCCTGGGCGCACCAGGTGAAGCGCGAGCTGAGGTCGCTGCGACGCGCGGTATGGCCCCTGCGCGAGGCGATCAACGCCCTGGCTCGCGATCCGCACGAACTGATCGATGCCGAGACCCGAGTCTACCTGCGCGACTGCTACGACCATACGGTTCAGATCATCGACATCGTCGAAACGTATCGCGAACTCGACGCCGACCTGACAGATCTGTACCTGTCGAGCCTGAGCAATCGCTTGAACGAAGTGATGAAGGTGCTGACGATCATCGCCACGATCTTCATGCCCTTGTCGTTCATCGCCAGCGTCTACGGCATGAACTTCAACACGCAGACCTCGCCCTACAACATGCCGGAGCTGAACTGGCGTTACGGCTACCTGTTCGCCCTGTCGCTGATGGTCGTGACGGCGATCGGCATGTACTTCTATTTTCGCTGGAAGCAGTGGATCGGACCGCGAAGCCTTGAGCGGCAGCATCACGAGGCGCGCATGCTCTTGCACGAAGAGGAACAGAGCAAGCTCCCCGTCGCCACAGCGGGTTCTGTGCAGAAAGCCGAGCCGGCAAAAGCGGGCGCCGAAAAGGCCAATTAG
- a CDS encoding UPF0175 family protein has product MKVVVEIPANVELALQQQFGSDLTQAAKEAMAVAWYQAEKLSIGQVAALLGISTYEADGLMKRHGVDATYSQQDFERDKATLYRLLGS; this is encoded by the coding sequence ATGAAGGTCGTCGTCGAAATACCGGCAAATGTCGAACTAGCACTGCAGCAACAATTCGGCTCAGATCTCACGCAGGCAGCCAAGGAAGCCATGGCCGTCGCCTGGTACCAGGCAGAGAAGCTCAGCATCGGGCAAGTCGCTGCATTGCTTGGAATCTCGACCTACGAGGCCGATGGCTTAATGAAGAGGCACGGTGTTGACGCGACCTATTCACAGCAAGATTTCGAGCGTGACAAAGCCACTCTCTATCGGCTGCTAGGCTCTTGA
- a CDS encoding 3-isopropylmalate dehydrogenase: MTSNKNLKIAVIGGDGTGPEVAGEGLKVLNAVSKLENFKYELEHYDFGGDRYLKTGEILPAGAVDELRTFDAIYLGAVGHPDVKPGILEKGLLLELRFQLDQYINLRPVQLFPGVETPLKDKGPKDIDFVVVRENTEDMYCGVGGFLKKNTADEVATQTAIYTRKGCERAVRWAFEFTRKRNNPKKMLTLVAKTNVLTYGHDLWWRTFQDVAKEYPDIKADYNHVDACCMWMVKNPEYYDVIVTTNMFGDIITDLGGILQGGMGVAAGGNINPDPGGTSMYEPMGGSAPKYTGLHVINPMAAINALGMLLEHTGQPAAAARVNKAIRHVTGTKMKSQAAGKMGYSTQQVGDLVAEAL; encoded by the coding sequence TTGACCAGCAACAAGAATCTCAAAATCGCCGTCATCGGGGGCGATGGTACCGGCCCGGAAGTAGCCGGCGAAGGACTGAAGGTCCTCAACGCGGTTTCGAAGCTCGAAAATTTCAAATACGAGCTCGAGCATTATGACTTTGGCGGCGATCGCTACCTGAAGACCGGCGAGATTCTGCCCGCCGGCGCCGTCGACGAACTGCGCACTTTTGACGCCATCTACCTGGGCGCCGTGGGCCACCCCGACGTGAAGCCGGGCATCCTGGAAAAGGGCTTGCTGCTCGAACTCCGTTTCCAACTCGACCAGTACATCAACCTGCGCCCCGTGCAGTTGTTCCCCGGCGTCGAGACGCCGCTGAAGGACAAAGGGCCGAAGGATATCGATTTCGTCGTCGTGCGCGAGAATACTGAGGACATGTACTGCGGTGTGGGCGGCTTCTTGAAGAAGAACACGGCCGACGAGGTTGCTACGCAAACCGCGATCTACACACGTAAAGGGTGCGAGCGCGCCGTGCGTTGGGCCTTCGAATTCACGCGCAAGCGGAATAACCCCAAGAAGATGCTCACCCTGGTCGCCAAGACGAACGTGCTGACCTATGGCCATGACCTGTGGTGGCGCACCTTCCAGGACGTCGCCAAGGAATACCCGGACATTAAAGCCGACTACAACCACGTCGATGCTTGCTGCATGTGGATGGTGAAGAACCCTGAGTATTACGACGTGATCGTCACCACGAATATGTTCGGCGACATCATCACCGATCTCGGTGGCATTCTGCAGGGCGGGATGGGCGTAGCGGCCGGCGGCAACATCAACCCCGATCCGGGCGGCACCAGCATGTACGAGCCCATGGGCGGAAGCGCTCCGAAGTACACTGGCCTGCACGTGATCAATCCCATGGCCGCGATCAACGCCCTGGGCATGCTGCTGGAACACACCGGCCAACCGGCTGCGGCCGCACGGGTGAACAAAGCCATCCGTCACGTCACCGGCACCAAGATGAAGAGCCAGGCCGCCGGCAAGATGGGCTACAGCACACAGCAAGTCGGCGATCTGGTCGCCGAGGCGCTGTAG
- the cbiE gene encoding precorrin-6y C5,15-methyltransferase (decarboxylating) subunit CbiE, with protein MPPKDKVHIVGIGDDGLDGVTSAARSLIEQADLLVGADYTLRVVPTGKAERLVAGGNLDAIVERIAVAGNRRVVVVVSGDPLFYGLARYLCEKLGKDRFEVVPHVSSMQLAFARVKESWEEAYLTNLANRPLDQVLEQIRIAERVGLFTSEDCPPSKVAQALLDRRIDYFWGYVCENLGSPDERVTRGSLKELAGQDFAPLNVMILVRKPDMPDRPSDEIGRRLFGNPDEAFLQSKPKQGLLTPSEVRTIALAQLDLRTMSTVWDIGAGSGSVAIEAAQIASGGKTYAIEMDQEDHTLILDNAARFALRNLVAVLGRAPEAWVDLPDPDAIFVGGSGREISRLLDLAYDRLRPGGRLVANTGSIENLADVHATMHRRVQDVRVWMINVARGTYQLERVRFDALNPTFLLSIVKPSS; from the coding sequence ATGCCCCCCAAGGATAAGGTTCACATTGTCGGTATCGGCGACGACGGCCTGGACGGCGTCACGAGCGCCGCGCGCTCACTCATCGAGCAGGCCGACTTACTGGTGGGGGCCGACTATACGCTGCGCGTGGTCCCGACGGGCAAAGCCGAACGCCTGGTGGCAGGTGGCAATCTCGACGCCATCGTCGAGCGCATCGCAGTCGCGGGAAATCGCCGGGTGGTCGTGGTGGTCTCGGGCGATCCGTTGTTCTATGGCCTGGCCCGTTACCTCTGCGAAAAGCTGGGCAAGGATCGGTTCGAAGTCGTACCGCATGTCAGCAGCATGCAATTGGCATTCGCCCGCGTGAAGGAGAGTTGGGAAGAGGCTTACCTGACCAACCTGGCCAACCGGCCGCTGGACCAGGTGCTGGAGCAGATTCGCATTGCCGAGCGCGTGGGACTATTTACCAGCGAGGATTGTCCGCCGTCTAAGGTGGCCCAGGCATTGCTCGACCGGCGGATCGACTATTTCTGGGGTTATGTGTGCGAGAATCTGGGATCGCCTGACGAGCGCGTCACTCGCGGCAGTTTGAAGGAATTGGCCGGGCAGGATTTCGCGCCTCTGAACGTTATGATCCTGGTGCGCAAACCCGACATGCCTGATCGTCCGTCCGACGAAATCGGGCGGCGGCTGTTCGGCAATCCCGACGAAGCGTTTCTGCAATCGAAACCCAAGCAAGGGCTGCTCACGCCCAGTGAAGTGCGTACGATTGCTCTGGCGCAACTCGACTTGCGCACGATGAGCACCGTTTGGGACATCGGCGCCGGCAGCGGATCGGTGGCGATCGAGGCGGCGCAGATTGCCTCGGGTGGCAAGACGTACGCGATCGAAATGGATCAAGAGGATCACACGCTGATCCTGGACAATGCGGCGCGTTTTGCATTGCGGAACCTGGTGGCTGTGCTTGGCCGGGCTCCCGAGGCGTGGGTCGACCTACCCGACCCCGACGCGATTTTCGTGGGGGGGAGCGGGCGAGAGATCAGCCGCCTTCTCGATTTGGCCTACGATCGATTGCGCCCGGGAGGCCGTCTGGTCGCCAACACCGGCAGCATCGAGAACCTGGCCGACGTACATGCCACGATGCATCGTCGTGTGCAGGACGTGCGCGTATGGATGATCAACGTCGCGCGCGGCACCTACCAACTCGAGCGCGTCCGTTTCGACGCTTTGAATCCCACATTTTTGCTGTCGATCGTAAAGCCGTCCTCCTAG